One Glycine max cultivar Williams 82 chromosome 8, Glycine_max_v4.0, whole genome shotgun sequence genomic window, ACACAGATGTTGACTTTCTCtgcttgaatttttttacaatatttaataagaaatgaaaaaaattacaaataaaccTTTTAAGGTTGTACTTGAATAAGCAATAATTGCTCTTTTAATAAGaatttatcacaaaatttatattataaatttaatcataagatttattgaaataaataagttagaatattattttgataaacttcatttaaaattaaaaaaataatcaagaacAACTAATATAAGTTAGAAACTATTATAAATCTAAATCGTAAGTTATTTTTagaagttcaattttttttgtaaaacctTTAGATCTGGCTTGAGTTGTCTTCGTTAATGAAACGAGTGTACTGTAAAATAACAACAACTTGGTCACttgtttgcattttcattaCGACATTTGCTTCAAGACAAATTAAAGGCGCGTAAAATCAACGAAAGGAATTGCGTGGAGCGCAAACGAGAATTTCGTTGTAATTTTTTGGTTGATTGTTGAGGCAGTTGAAGCAAGCCTAGACTAGCAGGTCTTGGTCGTCGATTTAAACAAGAAAGCTAGGATTTAGGAATAATAAAGAATGGCTTGAGAAACTAGTTGTGCATATGGTTATACCCCTCTTCTGGTGGTTGACATTACTGAAATGTTTGTATTGCAAGTGAAGTTAGTCCCCCCGTTTTACTTTGTTTGTTGAGTTTGGTGAAGGAATGTGAGTAGGGCGATGAACAAGAAACCAACAAATATTATCTTTTTCATTGGACCAAACTTTATGTGTAACTGTCTGTAATAATCTGAATGCAATCTAAAAGCCAAACTAGTAATTATTTCGAGTCAGCACTTGATTTTCCATTGATATGGAGAACATGGAGAGCCTTGAAGCAGCTAGAAAGTGCTTGACAACTAGTTTGGAAACTTCGAGCGCCATTGCCTCTGCACTTGATGAATCTCGATCGAGATTGCAGCTACTTAACCAGAGATATCTGTCCTTGCAAGCTTCCCTTAGACCCATCTCGAAGCAGAAGTGCTCATTTGTCAACATTGACCAATGTATAGACAGTGTTCTATGTTCTGCTGCTGCACTCCTCAAGGTTTCTGACTCTGTTCAGCAGTTGGAGCATTCTCTCTTAACAGATCCCTCTTCTGATCTATACACCTATGTCTCAGACACAAAGAAGCTCGAGGAAGCATTGAAGCTTCTAACTGATAATTGCAGGTTAGCAGTTGGCTGGTTGAAGGACGTCTTTGAGTTCTTACAAGACAAAGCAATCACCAATGAGCTTTACCTGTTGAATGTGAAGAAATCTTTGAGAATATTGCAAGAATTGCAGGTCAAGGAGGAAAGTTCTCGCCTTGATGGAGGTCTTCTTAGTACTGCTTTTGACAAACTAGAACTTGAGTTCCACAGGCTTATCATAGCAAACTCCATGCCTCTTCCTTTGGTTTCGTTGACATCACACATCGGTCAGCAAGCCAGTATTGCCAAACAAGCTTTGCCATTGACAAGTTCTTTAGCAGGGGAGTTGCATGCCATCATTGAGAGATTACATGCTAATGGCAGGCTAGACAAGTGTCAATCTATCTATGTTGAAGTTCGAGGTATGAATGCTCGTCGAAGCTTGAAGACTTTAGATTTGAGTTACCTTGAGATTCTAACAGCTGAATTTGAGGGTGCACAGTGTATAGAGAGCTACATAGACCAATGGGGTTGCCATTTGGAGTTGGTTGTGAAGCAACTGCTCAAGACCGAGTGCAGGCTCTCAGCTATTGTCTTTGAGAAAATCGGTCCAGAAGCATGGATGGGGTGTTTTGCAAAGATTGCCATTGAATCAGgaattctttcttttattcaatTTGGAAGGATTGTTACTGAGAGGAAGAATGACCCCTTCAAGTTGTTGAACCTGCTGTCCATATTCAAGGTCTTAAATGGTCTAAGGCTAATATTCAACCAGCTTTTCAGTGTGAAAGCTTGTAAAGAAATTAGGACTGTGACTGAGGATCTCATAAAACAAGTAGTCAATGGTGCCAGTGAGGTATTCTGGCAACTTCCAGCACAAGTTAGGTTGCAAAGACCGACTTCTCCTCCCTCTGATGGCAGTGTTCCCAGGCTGGTAagctttgtaattgattactgcaATCAGCTGCTCGGGGATGCCTATAGGCCACATTTGACACAGGTTTTGGGAATACATCTTAGCTGGAGAAAGGAAGCATACGAAGAGGGTATTGTTTTCTGCCAAATATATAACGCAATTAAGGAGGTTGCGGTAAATTTGGATTCTTGGTCAAAGGCCTATGAAGATATCACATTGTCCTACCTTTTTATGATGAATAATCACTGTCATTTCTGCAATTTGAGGGGTACTGTGCTTGGAAATATGATGGGAGATTCTTGG contains:
- the LOC100777662 gene encoding exocyst complex component EXO70A1, with amino-acid sequence MESLEAARKCLTTSLETSSAIASALDESRSRLQLLNQRYLSLQASLRPISKQKCSFVNIDQCIDSVLCSAAALLKVSDSVQQLEHSLLTDPSSDLYTYVSDTKKLEEALKLLTDNCRLAVGWLKDVFEFLQDKAITNELYLLNVKKSLRILQELQVKEESSRLDGGLLSTAFDKLELEFHRLIIANSMPLPLVSLTSHIGQQASIAKQALPLTSSLAGELHAIIERLHANGRLDKCQSIYVEVRGMNARRSLKTLDLSYLEILTAEFEGAQCIESYIDQWGCHLELVVKQLLKTECRLSAIVFEKIGPEAWMGCFAKIAIESGILSFIQFGRIVTERKNDPFKLLNLLSIFKVLNGLRLIFNQLFSVKACKEIRTVTEDLIKQVVNGASEVFWQLPAQVRLQRPTSPPSDGSVPRLVSFVIDYCNQLLGDAYRPHLTQVLGIHLSWRKEAYEEGIVFCQIYNAIKEVAVNLDSWSKAYEDITLSYLFMMNNHCHFCNLRGTVLGNMMGDSWLKAHEQYKDYYAALYLRNSWGKLLSILVVQRDILSPTSASVTSQDLTKRLNAFNLAFDERYKKQSNWVISDEILRENVCKHLVEGIIPIYRAYVKNYCLLIENDAKVDKHMKYTAQSLENKIRSLFQPRQRKGSSSKQTDLISKIKEVSHQFRLTLAAL